The Erigeron canadensis isolate Cc75 chromosome 4, C_canadensis_v1, whole genome shotgun sequence genome window below encodes:
- the LOC122597216 gene encoding putative invertase inhibitor has protein sequence MTPSSSLLFIFFFFLSFSTHAQTLIHGTCKLCSQQDPGVDYQFCATSLQAAPGSHHANIRGLGKISIRLTKKNMTDTRFYIRRLLNNYGVNLSTYARMRLNDCLELYSDSITDIKSAFRNYKASRFDEANLLLSAVMEAANTCENGFKEMDNIVSPLTKRNDATFDLSAIALAIIHILQVGINSP, from the coding sequence atgactcCATCTTCCTCTCTAttgttcatcttctttttcttcctctCTTTTTCGACGCATGCCCAAACGCTAATCCATGGCACTTGCAAGCTTTGCTCTCAACAAGACCCGGGTGTGGATTACCAATTTTGTGCGACGTCTCTACAAGCTGCCCCCGGGAGCCATCATGCTAACATTAGAGGCCTTGGGAAAATCTCAATCCGGCTAACAAAAAAGAACATGACAGATACGAGGTTTTACATCAGGAGGTTACTCAACAACTATGGTGTGAATCTTTCTACTTATGCAAGGATGCGTTTGAACGATTGTCTTGAGCTTTACTCTGACTCTATTACTGATATTAAAAGCGCCTTTAGAAACTACAAGGCAAGTCGATTTGATGAGGCCAATTTACTCTTAAGTGCAGTCATGGAAGCTGCCAACACTTGTGAAAATGGATTTAAAGAGATGGATAACATTGTTTCACCATTGACAAAAAGAAATGATGCGACTTTTGACCTGTCTGCGATTGCGCTTGCTATTATACATATTCTTCAAGTTGGTATAAACTCTCCTTGA
- the LOC122596321 gene encoding acyl carrier protein 1, mitochondrial — MASALRRAILGHVRVPVSNGSKLLTPSWIRSMSSHDDHLEKSQVVDRILDIVKSFPKVDPSKVTPEVHFQKDLGLDSLDNVELVMAIEEEFKLEIPDKEADKIDSCALAIEYVYNHPMAS, encoded by the exons atggcGTCGGCATTGAGAAGAGCAATCCTAGGGCACGTGCGAGTCCCGGTGTCTAACGGATCTAAGCTGCTAACACCGTCGTGGATCCGGTCAATGTCATCTCACGACGATCATCTTGAAAAAAGTCAAGTTGTTGACCGTATCCTTGATATCGTCAAAAGCTTCCCTAAAGTCGATCCTTCTAAg GTTACTCCTGAAGTTCATTTCCAGAAGGATTTGGGATTGGACAGCTTAGATAATGTGGAGCTCGTAATGGCCATCGAGGAGGAGTTCAAGTTGGAGATTCCAGACAAAGAAGCTGACAAGATCGACTCTTGTGCACTTGCGATTGAGTATGTATATAACCATCCAATGGCTAGCTAA
- the LOC122595910 gene encoding 10 kDa chaperonin 1, chloroplastic-like has protein sequence MASSSFLTAVAKPFSTDLLRSPPSISTKTTPTSFCLKRNSFKVNAIATKYEPSKVKPQADRVLIRLEELPAKSAGGVLLPKSAVKFERYLMGEILAVGTEVGDLEAGKKVLFSDINAYEVDLGADGRHCFCKVSDLLAVVE, from the exons ATGGCGTCGTCGAGTTTTCTTACAGCAGTTGCCAAGCCATTTTCTACTGACCTTCTTCGTTCTCCTCCTTCTATCTCCACCAAAACCACACCAACATCTTTCT GTTTAAAAAGGAATTCCTTCAAGGTTAATGCAATTGCTACAAAATACGAGCCTTCTAAG GTTAAGCCACAAGCTGATAGAGTGCTAATTCGTCTTGAGGAGCTACCTGCG AAATCTGCTGGTGGAGTTCTGTTGCCGAAATCAGCTGTCAAGTTTGAACGTTATCTTATGGGAGAG ATTCTTGCTGTTGGCACTGAGGTAGGGGACTTGGAGGCGGGGAAAAAG GTTCTTTTCTCTGACATCAACGCTTATGAG GTGGATCTTGGAGCGGACGGAAGGCACTGCTTCTGCAAAGTGTCCGACCTACTAGCTGTGGTTGAATAG